A section of the Citrus sinensis cultivar Valencia sweet orange chromosome 8, DVS_A1.0, whole genome shotgun sequence genome encodes:
- the LOC102616728 gene encoding uncharacterized protein LOC102616728: protein MKSPQYSRFGIVAQHDILQKHGDHPRSPTTAEHLVGEASKWSPHNSPTSRRGHEPEEDHTPHRKSVLSKVKEKARKLRHSLSGKKKHPEEENMTPSFGVTMEDEEDEEEDAEYLGAPMYESELAPEGYKEKARLHPRLIPVISEKHVLSSSIKENEKPPSPNKTVNGHQNENPSPSNKTVTVQENERPPNPPTRSKAITETVTEKPNSPNKTLTETVTEKLAPAYATLSDATHAIASKIQGLTVSTPTASESNEQDNLATLKQATSETDKKTNPETEKQGSPTGQKWDKGVSVKEYIKHKFEPGEEERALSKVITDVMSPKRSPREVGVVGKMKEAVTSFLWQEESPQSLVTQLPTNAPTNASTSIPVSTNDHEVFEEANEGRVLQTN from the exons ATGAAATCCCCTCAATATTCAAGATTTGGAATCGTGGCTCAACATGACATCCTGCAGAAACATGGCGACCATCCTAGAAGCCCAACAACTGCGGAACACCTTGTGGGAG AGGCTTCAAAGTGGTCACCTCACAACTCACCAACATCTCGGAGAGGCCATGAACCAGAAGAAGATCACACCCCCCACAGGAAATCAGTTCTCTCCAAAGTGAAGGAGAAGGCGAGGAAATTGAGGCACAGTCTAAGTGGCAAGAAGAAGCATCCTGAGGAAGAAAACATGACGCCCTCGTTTGGTGTTACAATGGAAGacgaagaagatgaagaggaAGATGCTGAGTATCTAGGAGCCCCAA TGTATGAATCAGAGCTTGCACCCGAGGGCTACAAGGAAAAGGCAAGGCTGCATCCAAGATTAATCCCTGTTATATCTGAGAAGCATGTTCTGTCAAGCAGCatcaaagaaaatgagaagcCTCCTTCTCCAAACAAGACAGTAAATGGACACCAAAATGAGAATCCTTCGCCTTCAAATAAGACGGTAACTGtacaagaaaatgagagaCCTCCTAATCCTCCCACTCGGAGCAAGGCGATAACAGAAACAGTAACTGAGAAGCCTAATTCTCCAAACAAGACACTAACGGAAACGGTGACTGAGAAGCTGGCTCCAGCATATGCCACTTTATCTGATGCAACCCATGCAATAGCTTCAAAGATTCAAGGCCTTACAGTATCAACCCCCACAGCTTCAGAGAGTAACGAGCAAGATAATCTAGCAACTCTCAAACAAGCTACTTCAGAAACTGACAAAAAAACTAATCCCGAAACTGAAAAGCAGGGAAGTCCAACTGGACAAAAATGGGATAAAGGTGTTTCGGTAAAGGAGTATATAAAGCACAAGTTTGAGCCAGGGGAAGAAGAGAGAGCACTATCTAAAGTGATAACCGATGTAATGAGCCCAAAGAGAAGTCCTCGCGAAGTGGGGGTTGtagggaagatgaaagaggCTGTGACTTCTTTCCTTTGGCAAGAGGAGTCTCCCCAGTCTTTAGTGACACAGTTACCTACTAATGCACCTACAAATGCATCGACAAGCATTCCTGTCTCTACCAATGATCATGAAG TTTTTGAAGAAGCAAATGAGGGAAGAGTACTCCAAACAAATTGA
- the LOC102617028 gene encoding putative L-type lectin-domain containing receptor kinase II.2 codes for MIMSLRQASRKSSPFTKTRKLFLLSSMAAALRSLYFWKFLLVSCISVASAQDENQFIYHGFNESKLHLEGFSNIEPNGLLQMSNSSQLTKGHAFYPYPLNFHTSSPQSLSFSTNFVFAMVPVNTGGHGMAFLFSPSLDFSQALASGYLGLLNSTNNGQSTNHIIAVELDTVQSVEFKDLNGTHVGIDVNSLISNDSAPAAYFSDEGSYISLDLQSGNPMQIWIDYNGEEKLLNVTLAPIRVSKPNRPLLSTPLDLSQILLDTMYVGFSASTGILKSNQYILGWSFSRSGEAQNLDISKLPILPPPPSLTPSALFSPFAPPPEKAKEKGRGPIIIVFPIVAVFAVALITISGAIYIVQKKKYEEVYEDWEREYGPQRFSYKDLYKASKGFKEPIGKGGFGKVYKGVLSTSGLPIAVKKISHDSEQGMKEFVSEIISMGALRHRNLVQLHGYCRRKQELLLVYNYMHNKSLDTILHSSTKPNLNWFQRFRILRGVASALLYLHEEGEKVVLHRDIKPGNILLDAHLNGKLGDFGMARLYDHGSMPCTTNLVGTPGYMAPELLRTGKADTRTDVFAFGVCMLEVACGRRPIEDGNINLVDWVIDCWKRGCILDVIDSRLEGLYVEEQMELVLKLGLFCSHPNPAARPNMPQLMQYLDSDAKFPDTALDSFMISVSTANNEASENVISFLALLGTSSSCTMSTIDSILVEGR; via the coding sequence ATGATCATGAGCTTGAGACAAGCAAGCAGGAAAAGCTCTCCCTTTACAAAAACCAGAAAACTATTCCTCCTTTCCTCAATGGCTGCAGCTCTTAGATCACTTTACTTCTGGAAATTTCTCCTTGTATCCTGCATTTCCGTGGCCTCGGCTCAAGATGAAAACCAGTTCATCTACCATGGCTTCAACGAATCCAAACTGCACCTGGAAGGCTTCTCGAACATCGAACCAAATGGTCTATTGCAGATGAGCAACAGTTCCCAACTTACAAAAGGTCATGCCTTTTATCCATACCCACTCAACTTCCATACATCTTCCCCTCaatctctttcattttctacaaattttgtatttgcCATGGTTCCAGTTAATACTGGTGGTCATGGCATGGCTTTCCTCTTCTCACCGTCTTTGGACTTCAGCCAAGCTCTTGCATCTGGATATTTGGGACTCCTCAATTCTACAAACAATGGCCAGTCGACAAACCACATCATCGCAGTGGAGCTTGATACAGTACAGAGCGTTgaatttaaagatttaaatgGAACCCATGTAGGAATTGATGTTAACAGCCTGATATCTAATGATTCTGCTCCAGCAGCTTATTTTTCTGATGAAGGGTCTTACATAAGCTTGGATCTACAAAGTGGAAATCCAATGCAGATTTGGATAGACTACAATGGAGAAGAAAAGTTGCTCAATGTAACACTAGCTCCAATCAGAGTCTCAAAACCTAACAGGCCACTCTTGTCAACACCCCTTGatctttctcaaattctcttgGACACTATGTACGTTGGTTTCTCTGCATCAACTGGCATACTTAAGAGTAACCAATATATTCTAGGATGGAGCTTCAGCAGAAGTGGAGAAGCACAAAATCTTGATATATCTAAACTTCCCATACTTCCTCCACCTCCTTCACTCACTCCATCTGCTTTATTTTCACCATTTGCTCCACCACCTGAGAAAGCAAAGGAGAAAGGACGGGGtccaattattattgtttttcctATAGTAGCCGTGTTTGCGGTTGCACTGATAACAATCAGTGGAGCCATTTACATTGtgcagaagaagaaatatgaaGAAGTATATGAAGACTGGGAAAGAGAATATGGTCCTCAAAGGTTCTCCTATAAGGATCTGTACAAAGCATCTAAAGGTTTCAAGGAGCCTATCGGGAAAGGCGGTTTTGGGAAGGTTTACAAAGGCGTACTTTCAACTTCTGGCCTACCAATCGCGGTTAAGAAAATTTCACATGATTCGGAGCAAGGGATGAAGGAGTTTGTGTCTGAGATTATAAGCATGGGAGCTCTAAGGCACAGGAACTTGGTGCAACTACACGGCTACTGCAGGCGAAAGCAAGAACTCTTGTTGGTTTATAATTATATGCACAATAAAAGCCTAGATACAATTTTACACAGCAGCACAAAACCAAACCTTAATTGGTTTCAACGATTTCGGATACTCAGAGGAGTAGCTTCTGCCCTGCTTTACCTGCACGAAGAGGGGGAAAAAGTCGTGCTACATAGAGATATAAAGCCCGGAAATATTCTTTTAGATGCTCATCTGAATGGCAAGTTAGGAGACTTCGGCATGGCGAGGTTATATGATCACGGTAGCATGCCTTGTACCACTAACCTGGTAGGAACTCCAGGTTATATGGCTCCAGAGCTTCTCAGAACTGGAAAGGCAGATACTAGGACTGATGTATTTGCTTTTGGGGTTTGTATGCTTGAGGTGGCATGTGGAAGGAGACCTATAGAGGATGGAAACATAAACTTGGTAGATTGGGTTATTGACTGCTGGAAAAGAGGATGTATCCTTGATGTTATTGATTCGAGACTGGAGGGTCTTTATGTCGAGGAGCAAATGGAGTTGGTATTGAAATTAGGCTTGTTTTGTTCACACCCTAACCCAGCAGCCAGGCCTAACATGCCGCAGTTGATGCAGTATCTGGATAGTGATGCCAAGTTTCCAGATACTGCTCTTGATAGCTTCATGATCAGTGTTTCTACTGCTAATAATGAAGCTTCAGAAAACGTGATTTCATTTCTTGCACTGCTCGGAACCAGTTCTTCTTGCACCATGTCAACCATTGATTCAATCCTTGTAGAAGGTCGTTGA